A DNA window from Streptomyces sp. B21-083 contains the following coding sequences:
- a CDS encoding (2,3-dihydroxybenzoyl)adenylate synthase — protein sequence MRRYRAAGYWSDRTLAQEFRAVADAHPDRPAVLAPDARLTYAELDRRTDRIAVGLRDLGLRPGDRVLMQVTNRLWTVLAWYGLLKAGAVPVATLAQHRRYEIVEIARQTEPVAHLVEPGFAGHDLVALATEVARSQPTLRWLLTIGAAHPPAGGCAIEALEAMTQSRAATARDLVDDIQASVHADSLAVLQLSGGTTSTPKLIPRLHSEYWYNARAVAEANGLDATGCFAHLLPMVHNAGIVSGLHAAHAVGGCFALAAPDPAQLGAMASHITHMTLSPSLAVMVLRNPGLRDALTSLRVVNWVLGPLTAEIVAAFESPSCRVIQSFGMGEGLCMVTPFSAPPEVRHRTVGTPVSPLDEVRVYEPGTETPVSPGSRGELCTRGPYTIRGYFRAPERDAEAFTSDGFYRTGDVVVEVRDGGRSSYALEDRIKDLINRGGEKVNAAEVEHLLVRHPAVERVAVVAMPDERLGERSCAFVVPRPGAQPPDLTEIQRYLDEIGVAKFKWPERIESCGEFPMTNVSKIDKRALRRRIADILDAEHRHSA from the coding sequence GTGCGTCGCTACCGGGCCGCCGGCTACTGGTCCGACCGGACTCTGGCCCAGGAGTTCCGTGCCGTGGCGGACGCCCATCCCGACCGTCCCGCGGTGCTCGCCCCGGACGCGCGCCTCACCTACGCCGAACTGGACCGGCGTACCGACAGGATCGCCGTCGGCCTGCGCGACCTGGGGCTGCGACCGGGCGACCGGGTGCTGATGCAGGTGACGAACCGCCTGTGGACCGTGCTGGCCTGGTACGGACTGCTCAAGGCCGGGGCCGTCCCGGTGGCCACGCTGGCCCAGCACCGCCGGTACGAGATCGTCGAGATCGCACGCCAGACCGAGCCCGTGGCGCACCTCGTCGAGCCGGGATTCGCCGGTCACGACCTGGTGGCCCTGGCCACGGAGGTGGCTCGGTCCCAGCCCACGCTGCGGTGGCTGCTCACCATCGGCGCCGCCCACCCGCCCGCCGGCGGGTGCGCCATAGAAGCGCTGGAGGCGATGACCCAGAGCCGTGCCGCCACCGCCCGCGACCTCGTGGACGACATCCAGGCGTCCGTCCACGCCGATTCCCTGGCCGTGCTGCAACTCTCCGGCGGAACCACCAGCACCCCGAAGCTGATCCCCCGCCTGCACAGCGAGTACTGGTACAACGCGCGAGCCGTCGCCGAGGCGAACGGTCTCGACGCCACAGGCTGCTTCGCCCACCTGCTGCCCATGGTGCACAACGCCGGCATCGTCTCCGGACTGCACGCCGCACACGCCGTCGGAGGCTGCTTCGCCCTCGCCGCGCCGGATCCCGCCCAGCTCGGGGCGATGGCCTCGCACATCACCCACATGACGCTTTCGCCGTCACTGGCGGTCATGGTGCTGCGGAATCCCGGACTGCGCGATGCCCTGACCTCTCTCCGTGTCGTCAACTGGGTGCTCGGGCCGCTGACCGCCGAGATCGTCGCCGCCTTCGAGAGCCCGTCGTGCCGGGTCATCCAGTCCTTCGGGATGGGCGAGGGCCTGTGCATGGTCACGCCGTTCTCCGCACCCCCCGAGGTCCGGCACCGCACCGTCGGGACGCCGGTCTCCCCGCTCGACGAGGTCCGCGTCTACGAGCCCGGCACCGAGACCCCCGTATCACCGGGCAGCCGGGGCGAGTTGTGCACCCGGGGCCCGTACACCATCCGCGGCTACTTCCGGGCGCCGGAGCGCGACGCCGAGGCCTTCACCTCCGACGGCTTCTACCGCACTGGTGATGTCGTCGTCGAGGTACGCGACGGGGGCCGGAGCAGTTACGCGCTCGAGGACCGCATCAAAGACCTGATCAACCGGGGCGGCGAGAAGGTCAACGCCGCCGAGGTCGAGCACCTGCTCGTCCGGCATCCGGCCGTGGAACGGGTGGCCGTGGTGGCCATGCCCGACGAACGGCTCGGCGAGCGTTCCTGCGCGTTCGTCGTCCCCAGGCCCGGGGCCCAGCCCCCCGATCTCACCGAGATCCAGCGGTACCTCGACGAGATCGGAGTCGCCAAGTTCAAGTGGCCCGAACGCATCGAGTCGTGCGGTGAGTTCCCCATGACCAATGTGTCCAAGATCGACAAGCGTGCGCTGAGGCGTCGGATCGCGGACATCCTCGACGCCGAACACCGGCACAGCGCCTAG
- a CDS encoding TetR/AcrR family transcriptional regulator — protein MSAEPVESVPSPSRRRRAQRATSEELVEAAIRVIGREGVAAATTRKIAEEAGVPQGTVHYWFADKNELLQDVVRSIVDRIEQTVSMSNLPDGDATAEDLRVALRAAWAEVTGNDPGAQLGYYELTALALRNPSMRELARNQYRSYRDLAAHALAPFLKGVEPQQAAGIAQLVAVTFDGLELAWLADPDGTRPEQVLDLLADAVLQAKGAGAATHARDPGA, from the coding sequence ATGAGTGCCGAGCCCGTCGAGTCCGTGCCGTCGCCCAGCAGACGCCGCCGAGCGCAGCGCGCCACGAGCGAGGAGCTTGTCGAGGCGGCCATCCGGGTCATCGGCAGGGAGGGCGTCGCCGCCGCGACGACCCGCAAGATCGCCGAGGAGGCCGGCGTTCCGCAGGGCACCGTCCACTACTGGTTCGCGGACAAGAACGAACTGCTCCAGGACGTGGTCCGCTCCATCGTCGACCGCATCGAGCAGACGGTCTCGATGAGCAACCTGCCGGACGGCGACGCGACGGCCGAGGACCTGCGGGTGGCTCTGCGGGCCGCATGGGCCGAGGTGACCGGAAACGACCCCGGCGCCCAGCTCGGGTACTACGAACTCACCGCGCTCGCGTTGCGCAATCCGTCCATGCGCGAGCTGGCCCGGAATCAGTACCGCAGTTACCGCGATCTGGCGGCCCACGCCCTCGCCCCCTTCCTGAAGGGCGTCGAGCCGCAACAGGCCGCTGGAATCGCTCAGTTGGTGGCGGTCACGTTCGACGGCCTGGAGCTCGCCTGGCTCGCCGATCCCGATGGCACACGGCCCGAGCAGGTTCTCGATCTGCTCGCCGACGCGGTTCTCCAAGCAAAGGGCGCCGGCGCCGCCACGCACGCGCGGGATCCCGGCGCATGA
- a CDS encoding amino acid permease gives MLSTRRVVFLVIAAAAPMAAIAGNAPLALVRGHGISLPAAYVLAAVVLLCFAVGYSAMSKRVVNDGAFYVFVARGLGKPAGVATAFVAALGYLALAVGMAAVFGYFTSLVFAQSGVDVPWGVFTTVGVVVVTAFGHRSADVSARFLGVLMALEFAVLIVLDVLVVGHKGAAAFPAESFLPGQLFGGSLGIALMFAFTSFVGFESAALYGEETKEPARSIPRALYISVTSIAVFYVLTAWVVIGGAGGAAAPERARKDLGNLVFTLAEQYGGTALLNASAVLLCTSVLASWIALHNAASRYLFALGWEQVAPRALGRYHPVHQSPHIGSAVVAAVTVGVVGVMGLAGADPYETIAAAVVGLGTLSIVLVQAFTALAVVVFFRGRGDRRLFPGVVAPVVGALGLGTAFVLASTNYATLTGTDSVLVNAVPILIVVTAGAGVVCALRLRSRRPLAYAHLADTANRHRPDPRAPHERPAYARRYCVVGAGPSGMIMARNLLHEGVPFDWYERNPDFGGIWDPDHEGSPMYDSCHFISSKYTSGFYGAPMPSNLPDYPRWREIRDYIRDFGRQYDLYRHVRFGTAVTSAEPISGDRWRVTLSDGTVHEYDGLICCPGVTWHPNEITLPGQDVFRGTVRHSVTFRDGLEFRGKRVLIVGAGNSGVDIACDAARHADTAYLSVRRGYRFVPKHVAGLPTDALLNGKLEPPKGVVLSSDVNAMLDGIVGDLTRLGLPAPDHDALSSHPIMNTQVLHHLAHGDIVAKPDIARLTETGVTFADGGEAEVDEIVLATGYEYRMPFLDPGLLEWKHGHPQLYLNVFSRELDSLYVLGFVEFADAAYKRFDEMAQLVMIDINARETGVRKDELTQLKRTDTPDLRGGVKYIDSPRHTNYVERSTYMTYLAQFRDRFGWHDVDDHTYDALRADTPSTASATSGSEPPKPPSRV, from the coding sequence GTGCTGTCCACCCGCCGGGTGGTCTTCCTCGTCATCGCGGCCGCAGCCCCCATGGCGGCCATCGCGGGCAACGCGCCCCTGGCTCTGGTGCGCGGCCATGGCATCTCGCTGCCCGCCGCGTACGTCCTGGCGGCCGTGGTCCTGTTGTGCTTCGCCGTGGGTTATTCGGCGATGAGCAAGCGTGTGGTCAACGACGGCGCGTTCTACGTCTTCGTCGCTCGCGGGCTCGGCAAGCCGGCCGGTGTCGCCACCGCGTTCGTCGCGGCGCTGGGCTATCTGGCGCTCGCGGTCGGAATGGCCGCGGTGTTCGGGTACTTCACCTCGCTGGTCTTCGCCCAGTCCGGCGTGGACGTCCCGTGGGGAGTGTTCACCACGGTCGGGGTGGTCGTCGTGACGGCGTTCGGGCACCGCAGCGCAGACGTCTCAGCGCGGTTCCTCGGCGTTCTCATGGCCCTGGAGTTCGCGGTACTCATCGTCCTCGACGTCCTCGTCGTCGGACACAAGGGCGCTGCCGCGTTCCCCGCGGAGTCGTTCTTGCCCGGCCAGCTGTTCGGCGGCTCGCTCGGCATCGCACTCATGTTCGCCTTCACGAGTTTCGTGGGCTTCGAGTCGGCGGCGCTGTACGGCGAGGAGACCAAGGAGCCGGCGCGCAGCATCCCGCGTGCGCTGTACATATCGGTGACGTCGATCGCAGTCTTCTACGTGCTCACCGCGTGGGTCGTGATCGGCGGTGCAGGCGGCGCCGCGGCGCCCGAGCGGGCCCGCAAGGACCTGGGGAACCTCGTCTTCACACTCGCCGAGCAGTATGGCGGCACTGCACTCCTCAACGCCTCGGCGGTACTGCTGTGCACGAGTGTCCTCGCCTCGTGGATCGCGCTGCACAACGCCGCGAGCCGTTACCTGTTCGCGCTCGGCTGGGAGCAGGTCGCGCCCCGCGCCCTGGGCCGGTACCACCCGGTGCACCAGAGCCCGCACATCGGCAGCGCCGTCGTTGCCGCGGTCACGGTCGGCGTCGTCGGCGTGATGGGCCTGGCCGGTGCGGACCCCTACGAGACGATCGCCGCGGCGGTCGTCGGCCTGGGGACGCTGTCGATCGTGCTCGTGCAGGCGTTCACGGCGCTGGCGGTCGTGGTGTTCTTCCGCGGCCGCGGCGACCGGCGGCTGTTCCCCGGAGTCGTCGCCCCGGTCGTCGGTGCGCTCGGCCTCGGGACAGCGTTCGTCCTGGCCTCCACGAACTACGCGACCCTCACCGGCACGGACAGCGTGCTCGTCAACGCCGTACCGATCCTCATCGTGGTCACGGCCGGCGCGGGGGTCGTCTGCGCGCTGCGGCTGCGCTCCCGGCGCCCGCTCGCCTACGCCCACCTGGCCGACACGGCGAACCGGCACCGCCCGGACCCGCGCGCCCCGCACGAGCGGCCGGCGTACGCCCGGCGCTACTGCGTCGTCGGCGCCGGACCCTCCGGGATGATCATGGCCCGTAACCTGCTGCACGAGGGCGTCCCCTTCGACTGGTACGAGCGCAACCCGGACTTCGGCGGGATCTGGGACCCCGACCACGAGGGCAGCCCGATGTACGACAGCTGCCACTTCATCAGCTCCAAGTACACCAGCGGCTTCTACGGCGCCCCCATGCCGTCGAACCTTCCGGACTACCCGCGCTGGCGGGAGATCCGCGACTACATCAGGGACTTCGGCCGGCAGTACGACCTCTACCGGCACGTCCGCTTCGGCACAGCGGTGACCTCCGCCGAGCCGATCTCCGGCGACCGGTGGCGGGTCACGCTGTCCGACGGCACGGTCCACGAGTACGACGGGCTCATCTGCTGCCCCGGCGTCACCTGGCACCCGAACGAGATCACGCTGCCCGGCCAGGACGTCTTCCGTGGCACGGTCCGGCATTCGGTCACCTTCCGGGACGGCCTGGAGTTCCGCGGCAAGCGGGTGCTCATCGTCGGCGCCGGCAACTCCGGGGTCGACATCGCCTGCGACGCGGCACGGCACGCGGACACGGCGTACCTGTCGGTCCGGCGCGGTTACCGGTTCGTGCCCAAGCACGTCGCCGGGCTGCCCACCGACGCCCTGCTCAACGGCAAGCTCGAACCGCCCAAGGGGGTCGTGCTCTCCAGTGACGTCAACGCGATGCTCGACGGAATCGTCGGAGACCTGACCCGGCTCGGGCTGCCGGCGCCGGACCACGACGCGCTGAGCAGCCACCCCATCATGAACACCCAGGTGCTGCACCACCTCGCGCACGGCGACATCGTCGCCAAGCCGGACATCGCGCGCCTCACCGAGACCGGTGTGACGTTCGCCGACGGCGGCGAGGCCGAGGTCGACGAGATCGTCCTCGCGACGGGCTACGAGTACCGGATGCCGTTCCTCGACCCAGGACTGCTGGAGTGGAAGCATGGCCACCCGCAGCTGTACCTCAACGTCTTCTCGCGCGAACTGGACTCCCTGTACGTGCTCGGATTCGTCGAGTTCGCGGACGCCGCCTACAAGCGCTTCGACGAGATGGCCCAGCTCGTGATGATCGACATCAACGCACGCGAGACAGGCGTCCGCAAGGACGAGCTGACCCAACTCAAGCGCACCGACACCCCCGACCTGCGCGGCGGCGTCAAGTACATCGACAGCCCACGACACACCAACTACGTCGAGCGCTCCACGTACATGACCTACCTCGCACAGTTCCGCGACCGCTTCGGCTGGCACGACGTCGACGACCACACCTACGACGCCCTGCGCGCCGACACGCCTTCCACTGCCTCCGCAACATCCGGGTCCGAACCGCCGAAGCCACCCAGCCGTGTCTGA
- a CDS encoding SDR family NAD(P)-dependent oxidoreductase → MSDRPPLVLVTGAAGGIGEAVCGRLGARGRTLLCVERDQPLADKAALAAGADASRSSTPA, encoded by the coding sequence GTGTCTGACCGACCACCCCTGGTGCTCGTCACCGGTGCCGCCGGCGGGATCGGAGAGGCCGTCTGCGGCCGGCTCGGCGCACGGGGTCGCACGCTGCTGTGCGTCGAGCGCGACCAGCCGCTCGCGGACAAGGCAGCCCTGGCGGCGGGGGCGGACGCCTCACGTTCCTCAACGCCGGCGTGA
- a CDS encoding SDR family NAD(P)-dependent oxidoreductase, whose protein sequence is MIGPGDVVDSSAAQLRLQLDVMLGSVTELVASAARVMKARGRGQIIATVPMGGILALPGSAAYSAAKAGLRAYLAALNAELRGTGFAVSGVCPSAVDTPMLLHEATHDGSLIDFLGKVSTADDVADVVERSLRKRRLERFRPYSDSILCRILESFPWLVPPMLGPAETLGRRGCAKHLARKGIAAG, encoded by the coding sequence GTGATCGGCCCCGGAGATGTCGTCGACTCCTCGGCGGCCCAGCTCCGGCTCCAACTCGACGTCATGCTCGGATCCGTGACGGAGCTCGTGGCCTCCGCGGCCCGCGTCATGAAGGCGCGCGGCCGGGGGCAGATCATCGCCACGGTGCCGATGGGCGGGATCCTCGCCCTCCCCGGATCGGCGGCGTACTCGGCGGCCAAGGCGGGGCTGCGTGCCTACCTCGCGGCGCTCAACGCCGAGTTGCGCGGCACCGGGTTCGCGGTCAGCGGCGTCTGCCCCAGCGCCGTCGATACCCCGATGCTGCTCCACGAAGCGACACACGACGGCAGCCTGATCGACTTCCTCGGGAAGGTGAGCACGGCCGACGACGTCGCGGACGTCGTCGAGCGCTCATTGCGCAAGCGCCGGCTCGAGCGCTTCCGGCCGTACAGCGACTCCATCCTGTGCCGGATCCTCGAGTCGTTCCCGTGGCTGGTACCGCCGATGCTCGGCCCTGCCGAGACGCTCGGCCGACGCGGGTGCGCCAAGCACCTGGCGCGCAAGGGGATCGCGGCAGGATGA
- a CDS encoding TetR/AcrR family transcriptional regulator, translated as MARLTREQSQALTREKLLNAARDVVAREGYEGASVERIADEAGFSKGAFYSNFSSKQDVLQQLLEGNAGHDVEELTAVLRDVTDPDAVIEIVAHWSDTRAAEQKWGIIAIEFLRRAQRDGNLGMRQRQLFVNQWEGIGTLLLDKLDLERDGRISALDMGGIVLEITYGGISGFLRANTSGQMVRHVLRSFRDSAHAARKR; from the coding sequence ATGGCGAGGCTGACGCGAGAGCAGAGTCAGGCGCTCACGCGGGAGAAGCTCCTGAACGCGGCACGGGACGTGGTCGCACGGGAGGGCTACGAGGGCGCCTCGGTCGAACGCATCGCGGACGAGGCCGGTTTCTCGAAGGGTGCCTTCTACTCCAACTTCTCCTCCAAACAAGACGTCCTGCAGCAACTCCTTGAGGGCAACGCGGGGCACGACGTCGAGGAACTCACCGCGGTACTGCGCGATGTCACCGACCCGGACGCCGTCATCGAAATCGTCGCCCACTGGTCCGACACACGTGCCGCGGAGCAGAAATGGGGAATCATCGCCATCGAATTCCTGCGACGGGCCCAGCGGGACGGAAATCTCGGAATGCGGCAGCGGCAGTTGTTCGTGAACCAGTGGGAGGGAATCGGAACACTCCTGCTCGACAAACTCGACCTGGAACGCGATGGCAGAATCAGCGCCCTCGACATGGGCGGGATCGTACTCGAAATCACCTACGGCGGTATTTCGGGATTTCTCCGTGCCAATACCTCCGGACAGATGGTGCGGCACGTGCTCAGGTCGTTCCGCGACTCCGCTCACGCGGCCCGGAAGCGGTGA
- a CDS encoding ABC transporter substrate-binding protein, translated as MRNNRTKLIALVAVAAATATACSGRSAGSQSDSGDIVVRASYPLSGALASAGVSADGAAAYFKAVNAGGGINGRKIDFQVKDDAFDPSRLVSNNTGFVKKDHAVVVINFGGIAVAARPQLNTAGVAQIVQGGETELSDIKKFPDSRAFVPDIAWEGELQGRYLKERTPKAVVGFMGFNNDLSDSQLAGLNKAGVKPVKALRLPPGQGDVTSQVTELKAAKVDTLVVTLGPPTLGALLSYLGQIDYHPKLFIGSPYADFASTVKPAGTANVKGALSYQWFKDPQNPAVHNEKALVRYRADMAKYEPKADASQSFALTGYGLAAAVVSALKNAKQITSGDFLTAWDTLAKVQDPLLIDGATLTGESDGRLVHEYQLHEFNGTSWVPEGPVVNVAHIGISG; from the coding sequence ATGAGGAACAACCGAACCAAGCTGATCGCGCTCGTGGCCGTCGCCGCGGCCACCGCCACCGCCTGCTCAGGACGTTCGGCCGGCAGCCAGAGCGACAGCGGCGACATCGTGGTACGCGCCAGTTACCCGCTCAGCGGCGCCCTGGCGTCCGCGGGCGTCTCGGCGGACGGGGCGGCCGCCTACTTCAAGGCGGTCAACGCCGGCGGCGGCATCAACGGACGGAAGATCGACTTCCAGGTGAAGGACGACGCCTTCGACCCCTCCCGGCTGGTCTCCAACAACACCGGGTTCGTTAAGAAGGACCACGCGGTGGTGGTCATCAACTTCGGCGGCATCGCCGTCGCGGCCCGGCCCCAGCTCAACACGGCGGGCGTGGCCCAGATCGTGCAGGGCGGCGAGACGGAGCTGAGCGACATCAAGAAGTTCCCCGACTCCCGCGCGTTCGTGCCGGACATCGCCTGGGAGGGCGAGCTCCAGGGGCGTTACCTCAAGGAGAGGACACCCAAGGCGGTGGTCGGCTTCATGGGCTTCAACAACGACCTCTCCGACAGCCAGCTCGCCGGACTGAACAAAGCGGGCGTCAAGCCGGTCAAGGCCCTCAGACTGCCGCCGGGCCAGGGCGATGTCACCTCCCAGGTGACGGAACTCAAGGCGGCCAAGGTGGACACCCTGGTGGTGACGCTCGGCCCGCCGACCCTGGGCGCCCTCCTGTCGTACCTCGGCCAGATCGACTACCACCCGAAGCTCTTCATCGGCAGCCCGTACGCCGACTTCGCCAGCACGGTGAAGCCCGCCGGCACCGCCAACGTCAAGGGCGCCCTGTCGTACCAGTGGTTCAAGGACCCCCAGAACCCCGCCGTGCACAACGAGAAGGCGCTGGTGCGGTATCGCGCCGACATGGCGAAGTACGAACCCAAGGCCGACGCGAGCCAGTCGTTCGCACTGACTGGATACGGATTGGCCGCGGCGGTCGTCTCGGCCCTCAAGAACGCCAAGCAGATCACCAGCGGCGACTTCCTCACCGCCTGGGACACCCTTGCCAAGGTGCAGGACCCGCTCCTCATCGACGGGGCGACCCTGACCGGAGAATCGGACGGCCGACTGGTGCACGAGTACCAGCTGCACGAGTTCAACGGCACCAGCTGGGTGCCCGAGGGCCCCGTCGTCAATGTCGCCCACATCGGAATTTCCGGCTGA
- a CDS encoding branched-chain amino acid ABC transporter permease, which produces MNTVRRFAVPGGWTAALLVGLVIPFLVSDYDLLDLTRVLTLAMAVAGLNLLLGHSGQISVGHGAVFGLGGYAALIAVATHGWPWVPAVLAAGALCLVFGLLIGGLALRMGGANLGLLTIAVAAVFPLVVIRLKSTTGGTFGVSLARSGLEPPPGTGLTPAQFGFLVSLLVLGLTLFLLRNLVTGASGRALAAVRTSPLLAAANGVSVTRVKLTAFAVSSAVAGVGGALYALALAIAVPDSYQIALSITLLAASVVGGSRTWAGALVGAAIVVYLPTAAENVVSGDSSGNWAQLVYAGGLVLCLIVAPTGLVGGFTRLLGRIAHILRTSSHSVPAALPGKEVR; this is translated from the coding sequence ATGAACACCGTGCGCCGTTTCGCCGTCCCCGGCGGTTGGACCGCAGCGCTGCTGGTCGGCCTGGTCATCCCCTTCCTCGTCTCCGACTACGACCTGCTCGACCTCACCCGGGTCCTCACCCTCGCCATGGCCGTGGCCGGACTCAACCTTCTCCTCGGCCACTCCGGTCAGATCAGCGTCGGCCACGGAGCCGTCTTCGGCCTCGGCGGATACGCGGCCCTCATCGCCGTAGCGACACATGGCTGGCCGTGGGTGCCCGCCGTCCTGGCGGCCGGAGCCCTGTGCCTGGTCTTCGGGCTGCTGATCGGCGGCCTCGCCCTCAGGATGGGCGGCGCCAACCTCGGGCTGCTCACCATCGCGGTCGCCGCGGTGTTCCCCCTCGTCGTGATTCGCCTCAAGTCCACGACCGGCGGGACCTTCGGAGTCTCGCTCGCACGCTCCGGTCTCGAGCCGCCCCCAGGGACGGGGCTCACTCCGGCCCAGTTCGGCTTCCTCGTAAGCCTCCTCGTTCTCGGCCTGACACTGTTCCTGCTGCGCAACCTCGTGACCGGAGCGAGCGGCAGAGCGCTGGCGGCGGTCCGCACGAGCCCGCTGCTCGCCGCGGCGAACGGGGTCAGCGTCACCCGAGTGAAACTCACGGCCTTCGCCGTCAGTTCGGCCGTGGCGGGCGTCGGTGGCGCGCTCTACGCCCTCGCCCTCGCGATCGCGGTGCCCGACAGCTACCAGATCGCCCTCTCCATCACTCTGCTAGCGGCCAGCGTCGTCGGCGGCAGCCGGACCTGGGCGGGCGCGCTCGTCGGCGCGGCGATCGTCGTCTACCTGCCCACCGCCGCCGAGAACGTCGTCAGCGGCGACTCCTCGGGCAACTGGGCCCAACTCGTCTACGCCGGCGGTCTCGTCCTGTGCCTGATCGTCGCGCCGACCGGCCTGGTCGGGGGATTCACCCGCCTGCTCGGCCGGATCGCGCACATCCTCCGAACCAGCTCTCACTCCGTCCCCGCAGCCCTCCCTGGAAAGGAAGTTCGATGA
- a CDS encoding branched-chain amino acid ABC transporter permease gives MTELFQQVLDGLSSGLVYGVLALALSVVFQGTGMLNFAQGEMATLSAYLTLVLLHHGLSFWAAVPLVVVLSAAGGALIERVLVRRVESAGELPLLTLSVALLLGLNALMAIVWTTDPQTFPSPFGKGLLEFAGLRMTVQQVGSLVLLLAVMTATAVLFNRTSVGLRLRAVAQNPASATVLGQHQGLWLMTGWAIAAAVGAFAAIVAAPVLTVSPGMMTFPLLLALAAGTLGGLASRVGAVVGGVLVGIADGLAGRYVPGLDGDLAVVAPFLLTAIVVTVKPAGLFGRTRTVRV, from the coding sequence ATGACCGAACTGTTCCAACAGGTCCTCGACGGGCTGAGCTCAGGGCTGGTGTACGGCGTCCTCGCCCTCGCCCTCAGCGTCGTCTTCCAGGGCACCGGCATGCTCAACTTCGCCCAGGGCGAGATGGCGACGCTCTCCGCGTACCTCACGCTCGTCCTCCTCCACCACGGCCTGTCCTTCTGGGCGGCCGTCCCGCTGGTCGTCGTTCTGTCCGCGGCAGGCGGAGCGCTCATCGAAAGGGTCCTGGTCCGGCGGGTGGAGAGCGCCGGGGAACTCCCGCTGCTCACGCTCAGCGTCGCCCTGCTCCTCGGACTGAACGCGCTGATGGCCATCGTGTGGACGACCGACCCCCAGACCTTCCCCAGCCCCTTCGGCAAGGGACTCCTCGAGTTCGCCGGTCTGCGCATGACGGTCCAGCAGGTGGGGTCGCTGGTCCTGCTGCTCGCCGTGATGACGGCCACCGCCGTGCTGTTCAACCGGACCAGCGTCGGACTGCGCCTGCGCGCCGTCGCGCAGAACCCGGCCTCCGCCACCGTGCTGGGCCAGCACCAGGGTCTGTGGCTCATGACCGGATGGGCGATCGCCGCGGCGGTCGGTGCCTTCGCCGCCATCGTCGCCGCACCCGTCCTCACCGTGTCACCGGGCATGATGACCTTCCCCCTGCTGCTCGCCCTGGCCGCCGGCACGCTCGGCGGGCTGGCGAGCCGGGTCGGCGCGGTGGTCGGCGGGGTGCTCGTCGGCATCGCCGACGGACTGGCAGGCCGCTACGTCCCCGGCCTTGACGGAGATCTCGCGGTCGTCGCGCCCTTCCTGCTCACCGCCATTGTCGTGACGGTGAAGCCGGCCGGGCTTTTCGGCAGGACGAGGACGGTACGGGTATGA
- a CDS encoding ABC transporter ATP-binding protein: MNGTLLETRRLLARYGSVEVLHGIDLALADGEITVLLGPNGAGKTTLLRSISRLVSTQGTIEYDAVDITRWSGARIARKGVGHVPEGRGTFVDLTVAENLRLGSLARPRDQRAGLREDFALVYDTFPVLAEMRGRAAGLLSGGQQQMLAIGRALMARPRLLLIDEPSLGLAPLLTRQLFEALARIREEWSTSLLIAEQNARLSLDIADRVIVLAGGRVAAAGSVGEFRDGDVIRRAYLGETDGGTEAIGVRK, translated from the coding sequence ATGAACGGCACACTGCTCGAAACCCGGCGGCTGCTGGCCCGCTACGGCTCCGTCGAGGTCCTGCACGGAATCGACCTCGCCCTGGCGGACGGCGAGATCACCGTCCTCCTCGGCCCCAACGGAGCCGGCAAGACGACCCTGCTGCGCTCCATCTCCCGTCTGGTGTCGACCCAGGGCACGATCGAGTACGACGCCGTGGACATCACGCGCTGGAGCGGTGCCCGCATCGCGCGTAAGGGCGTCGGGCACGTACCCGAGGGACGCGGCACGTTCGTCGACCTGACCGTCGCGGAGAACCTCAGGCTCGGCAGCCTCGCCCGCCCCAGGGACCAACGGGCCGGCCTCCGCGAGGACTTCGCCCTCGTCTACGACACCTTCCCGGTACTGGCCGAGATGCGCGGACGGGCGGCCGGTCTGCTCTCGGGAGGCCAGCAGCAGATGCTCGCGATCGGGCGGGCGCTGATGGCCCGGCCCCGGCTGCTGCTCATCGACGAGCCCTCCCTCGGCCTCGCCCCGCTGCTCACCCGGCAGCTCTTCGAGGCACTGGCCCGGATCAGGGAGGAGTGGTCGACCTCGCTGCTGATCGCAGAGCAGAACGCCCGCCTCTCCCTCGACATCGCCGACCGCGTGATCGTCCTCGCGGGCGGCCGGGTCGCTGCGGCCGGATCCGTCGGCGAGTTCCGCGACGGCGACGTGATCAGGCGGGCGTACCTAGGCGAGACGGACGGCGGCACGGAAGCGATCGGAGTCAGGAAATGA